Proteins encoded in a region of the Ziziphus jujuba cultivar Dongzao chromosome 3, ASM3175591v1 genome:
- the LOC112492245 gene encoding MDIS1-interacting receptor like kinase 2-like, giving the protein MYYDNTTAVSFSNNLKSIPGARYIDVKYFIVKETVEECLITVVHTPTYNMVADPLAKALPIGIFEEYMSHMGLLVVETAVGQWEFIITASNLSGTCSKTTRGKGGEAEPPVKWRNSLDNQTKSLILSSWKLLPQNSWSGTLQNFDFSSFPNLECLVLSNNSLYGAIPPIISNLSRPILMEDNLDHLRGFTWRNKDEPRETHTTAFFAALSHDGRTVHQEIVEATENFDSKYCIAVGGYWSIYKTLLSTGQVVAVKKFHGNDEVAMYKFMEKGSLVNILCENVKTKELEWTKRVNVVKGLANAISFMHHERFPPIVHRDISSKNVLLDAEYEAYISDFDSARAFDPFSSNWTPFTGTIGYSARGNQSKHFCFDELAYTMKINEKSDVYSFRVVTLEVMMGKYPGDLVLSLFTSPLAEAPEILLKEVLDQRLLPPRRQTADQVATIVEQALACLHPIVPSRPTMKQVSEKLSTSLVLSLSKPLHMLPLKQLIASV; this is encoded by the exons ATGTATTATGATAATACTACAgcagtgtctttctccaataatttaaaaagtattcCTGGTGCGAGATACATTGATGTAAAGTATTTTATTGTTAAGGAGACAGTTGAAGAGTGCCTCATTACTGTAGTTCACACGCCTACTTACaacatggtggcagatccactggcCAAGGCCTTACCaataggcatatttgaggagtatATGTCCCATATGGGATTGTTGgtagttgagactgctgtgggtcagtgggagtttattAT CACTGCCTCAAATCTAAGTGGTACTTGTTCTAAAACAACCAGAGGAAAAGGAGGAGAAGCAGAGCCCCCTGTCAAATGGAGAAACAGCCTTGACAATCAAACAAAATCTCTAATTCTCTCCTCTTGGAAATTGCTTCCTCAAAATTCATGGTCTG GTACCCTccaaaactttgatttctcatctTTTCCTAACTTAGAGTGCCTTGTGCTTTCCAACAATTCGCTTTATGGAGCTATCCCTCCCATTATCAGTAACCTTTCTAGACCCATATTGATGGAG GACAACTTAGATCACTTAAGAGGCTTTACTTGGAGGAACAAGGATGAACCTCGAGAAACACATACTACAGCTTTCTTTGCAGCATTGAGTCATGATGGAAGAACGGTTCATCAAGAAATAGTTGAAGCCACAGAAAACTTTGACTCCAAATATTGTATTGCCGTTGGAGGATACTGGAGTATCTATAAAACATTACTCTCAACTGGTCAAGTTGTTGCGGTGAAAAAGTTCCATGGGAATGATGAAGTGGCTA TGTACAAGTTCATGGAAAAAGGAAGCTTAGTAAACATATTGTGTGAAAATGTTAAGACAAAGGAGTTAGAGTGGACTAAGAGAGTAAATGTTGTCAAAGGTTTAGCAAATGCCATATCCTTTATGCACCATGAACGTTTTCCTCCTATAGTGCACAGAGACATATCAAGCAAGAATGTTTTGTTGGATGCAGAATATGAAGCTTATATTTCTGACTTTGATTCAGCTAGAGCTTTCGATCCTTTCTCATCAAACTGGACTCCATTTACTGGAACCATTGGATACTCAGCTCGAG GCAACCAATCCAAGCATTTTTGTTTTGACGAGCTTGCTTAcacaatgaaaataaatgagAAGAGCGATGTGTATAGCTTCAGAGTGGTAACATTGGAAGTGATGATGGGAAAATATCCAGGAGATTTGGTCTTGTCTTTGTTCACATCACCATTGGCAGAAGCTCCTGAAATTCTACTCAAGGAAGTATTGGATCAACGTCTCTTGCCTCCAAGAAGGCAAACAGCAGATCAAGTGGCCACCATTGTAGAGCAAGCATTAGCTTGCCTGCATCCAATCGTACCATCTCGACCAACTATGAAGCAAGTGTCCGAGAAGCTATCAACTTCATTGGTACTATCATTATCAAAGCCTCTTCATATGCTTCCACTTAAGCAGCTGATAGCAAGTGTCTGA